Proteins from a single region of Sneathiella aquimaris:
- a CDS encoding aminoglycoside phosphotransferase family protein produces the protein MTLVSEDRIIAFIEEAGWKNAWRHALAGDASSRRYERLTQKDKTAILMVDPSIETMDRFVQVTGLLHKMGYSAPEILTHQNDEGLLLLEDFGDRLFTQCIEQGASATDLYRLAVDLLLDLRTQKLPENLPYFSPSYVLNQNALFLDWFVSDVNGRPVPENARLFYQQIWQELMVELGSMEEVFLFRDFHAENLMHLDQRSGLKALGLIDYQDAMIGPAAYDLVSLLQDARRDVGAGLEQEMLTHYIEQSGVDHNVFYRQYAIFGAHRALRILGIFTRLSKRDGKDRYQKFVPRVKNHLSRNLAHPDLLPLQHWLALTLGKALE, from the coding sequence ATGACACTCGTATCGGAAGACCGTATCATTGCTTTTATTGAAGAAGCTGGTTGGAAAAATGCTTGGCGGCATGCGCTGGCCGGGGATGCGTCAAGCCGCCGGTATGAGCGCCTGACCCAAAAGGATAAAACAGCGATTCTGATGGTTGATCCGTCAATTGAAACGATGGACCGTTTTGTTCAGGTGACCGGTTTGTTGCATAAAATGGGGTATAGTGCCCCGGAAATCCTGACACACCAGAATGACGAAGGTCTTTTGTTGCTGGAGGATTTCGGGGACCGGCTTTTTACACAATGCATTGAACAGGGCGCTTCGGCAACCGATCTGTATCGGCTGGCTGTTGATCTTCTGCTGGACTTGCGCACGCAGAAACTCCCTGAAAATCTGCCTTACTTTTCGCCCAGTTATGTTCTTAATCAAAACGCCCTGTTTCTGGACTGGTTTGTATCGGATGTAAATGGACGGCCGGTGCCTGAGAATGCACGCCTGTTCTATCAGCAGATCTGGCAGGAATTGATGGTAGAGCTAGGAAGCATGGAAGAGGTCTTTCTGTTTCGGGACTTTCATGCAGAAAATTTGATGCATCTGGACCAGCGTTCAGGGCTGAAGGCCTTGGGCCTGATTGATTATCAGGATGCCATGATCGGTCCGGCGGCCTATGATCTGGTGTCTTTGTTGCAGGATGCCCGCCGGGATGTCGGGGCCGGGCTAGAGCAGGAAATGCTTACCCACTATATTGAACAAAGCGGTGTCGACCATAACGTCTTTTATCGCCAGTATGCGATTTTTGGGGCGCATCGTGCACTTAGAATCCTTGGAATTTTTACACGTTTGTCCAAACGGGACGGTAAAGACCGGTATCAGAAATTTGTACCGCGGGTGAAAAACCACCTAAGCCGTAATCTGGCGCATCCGGATTTGCTTCCCTTGCAACATTGGTTGGCCCTGACGCTTGGAAAGGCACTTGAATGA
- a CDS encoding PAS domain-containing sensor histidine kinase, which produces MGTDFSSTELIMIWLIVLIALALAMALYVMRRKALSLLSHSDKLVDRLRLLEDELETVRKTETDQQREILSLKSSLMDTRTERDDFIDLLNAAPFAIWRRDQQSRIVWHNKQYEKIVGPPTALGDMAELASSREPDQARKMAAKARVSQQAQTETRRYVVGGDLRSFRIHEIPMEFENELAGFAQDVSREEEIVAEIKNHVDGQANVLENITTAIAIYGPDQHLTFYNQTYAKLWKLDDAFLQEKPTLLEVLDKQREMRRLPEQADFSAYRAKRRALFTNLISTKEELSQLPDETMIRTVITPHSSGGLFFMFEDVTDKVVLERARNTQTAVQRATLDNLHEGVAVFGADARLKLFNSGFCDIWNLPPEFLEEDVHIGKMVDKIFSNWNLSGEGDLRERYVANVTRRDASAGRLEQPDGRIIDFNRVPLPDGNVLFTYMDMTDALQVQRALTERNEALEAGDKMKTEFVASVSHELRTPLNTIIGFAEILVKQFFGPLNEKQDEYGHGILDSSNHLLHLINDILDMANIQAGKIELDLEPVDVHALLANVVTMVHDRARKRRITIELEVDTELGWANLDERRIKQVIFNLFSNSIKFTEPGGQITLKAGKSPEGLSFQIIDTGIGIPEDMQDRIFERFSKGDTTRENAGAGLGLSLVKSFVEMHGGTVSLESVEFEGTTITCTLPDSLRIEAGAA; this is translated from the coding sequence ATGGGAACTGATTTTTCGTCAACAGAACTGATCATGATCTGGTTGATCGTTTTGATCGCTCTTGCTTTGGCAATGGCGCTGTATGTGATGCGTCGCAAAGCCCTTTCCCTGCTCAGTCATTCTGACAAGCTCGTGGATCGCCTGCGGTTATTGGAAGATGAACTGGAAACGGTGCGCAAAACAGAAACCGATCAGCAACGGGAAATTTTGAGCCTGAAATCCAGTTTGATGGATACCCGTACGGAACGGGACGATTTCATTGACTTGCTGAACGCAGCACCTTTTGCGATCTGGCGGCGGGATCAGCAATCGCGCATCGTCTGGCACAATAAACAGTATGAAAAAATTGTCGGACCGCCCACAGCATTAGGGGATATGGCGGAACTGGCGTCTAGCCGAGAGCCTGACCAGGCCCGCAAAATGGCCGCAAAGGCGCGGGTTTCCCAGCAGGCGCAGACCGAAACACGCCGCTATGTGGTGGGCGGCGATCTCAGAAGTTTCCGCATCCATGAAATTCCGATGGAATTTGAAAACGAACTGGCCGGTTTTGCGCAGGATGTTAGCCGCGAAGAAGAAATTGTCGCGGAAATTAAAAACCATGTGGATGGGCAGGCCAATGTCCTTGAGAATATCACAACGGCCATCGCTATTTATGGACCGGATCAGCATCTAACTTTCTACAATCAGACTTACGCCAAATTGTGGAAACTGGATGATGCGTTCCTTCAGGAAAAACCAACCCTTCTGGAGGTGTTGGACAAACAGCGTGAAATGCGGCGCTTGCCTGAACAGGCCGATTTTTCAGCTTACCGGGCAAAGCGACGGGCGCTGTTTACCAACCTGATCAGTACGAAGGAAGAATTGTCTCAATTACCAGACGAGACAATGATCAGAACGGTTATTACGCCTCATTCATCGGGCGGACTGTTTTTCATGTTCGAAGATGTGACAGATAAAGTTGTGCTGGAGCGGGCGCGTAACACCCAGACGGCCGTTCAACGGGCGACACTGGATAATCTTCATGAGGGTGTTGCCGTTTTTGGCGCCGATGCGCGCCTTAAACTATTTAATTCCGGGTTTTGTGATATCTGGAACCTGCCCCCTGAATTTCTGGAAGAAGATGTTCATATCGGCAAAATGGTCGACAAGATTTTTTCCAATTGGAACCTGTCCGGCGAGGGTGACCTTCGGGAGCGGTATGTTGCCAATGTAACACGCCGTGATGCCTCTGCGGGCCGGCTTGAACAGCCGGACGGCCGGATCATCGATTTCAACCGCGTTCCACTGCCGGATGGGAATGTCCTGTTTACTTATATGGATATGACCGATGCCTTGCAGGTTCAGCGAGCCCTGACCGAGCGTAACGAGGCGCTGGAAGCAGGCGACAAAATGAAAACCGAATTTGTTGCAAGCGTTAGCCATGAATTACGCACACCGCTGAATACGATCATTGGATTTGCAGAAATACTGGTGAAGCAGTTCTTTGGCCCGTTGAACGAAAAACAGGACGAATACGGCCATGGTATTCTGGATAGTTCCAACCATCTGCTGCATCTGATTAACGATATTCTGGATATGGCCAATATTCAGGCCGGTAAAATCGAGCTGGATCTGGAGCCGGTGGATGTACATGCGCTTTTGGCCAATGTGGTGACCATGGTGCATGATCGCGCCCGGAAACGGCGGATCACAATCGAACTGGAAGTCGATACGGAACTGGGTTGGGCCAATCTGGATGAACGCCGGATAAAGCAGGTTATTTTTAATCTGTTCAGCAATTCGATCAAATTCACCGAACCGGGCGGACAAATCACCCTGAAGGCTGGCAAATCACCAGAGGGGTTATCCTTTCAGATCATTGATACCGGTATCGGTATCCCCGAGGACATGCAGGATCGTATTTTTGAACGATTTTCCAAGGGTGATACAACCCGTGAAAATGCGGGTGCCGGACTGGGGTTATCCTTGGTAAAAAGCTTTGTTGAAATGCATGGCGGGACGGTATCGCTTGAATCCGTTGAATTTGAAGGCACGACCATTACCTGCACCCTTCCTGACAGTTTAAGAATTGAAGCAGGCGCAGCCTGA
- the tsaE gene encoding tRNA (adenosine(37)-N6)-threonylcarbamoyltransferase complex ATPase subunit type 1 TsaE, translating to MTDFLECVVQNEQETAQLAAKLSPLLRPSDILSLSGTLGAGKTAFARALIRALIGQEIEVPSPTFNLLLLYDTPAGTVYHYDFYRLEDPEEVWELDIEQAYEDGITVMEWAEKLEDLAPDDVLTVEITIPSDAAEDTRVFRFSGSKNWIERLETLSL from the coding sequence ATGACAGACTTTCTAGAATGCGTTGTCCAAAATGAGCAGGAAACCGCTCAGTTGGCGGCGAAATTGAGCCCTTTGCTCCGACCATCCGACATTCTGTCCTTAAGCGGAACTTTGGGGGCGGGGAAAACAGCGTTTGCCCGAGCCTTGATTCGCGCGTTGATCGGACAGGAAATTGAAGTGCCCAGCCCGACTTTTAATCTGTTGTTGCTCTATGACACACCTGCAGGCACGGTTTATCATTACGACTTTTACCGCCTTGAAGACCCGGAAGAAGTTTGGGAACTGGACATTGAGCAAGCTTATGAAGACGGCATCACCGTGATGGAATGGGCTGAAAAACTCGAAGATCTGGCCCCGGATGACGTTCTGACAGTCGAAATAACCATCCCGTCTGATGCGGCAGAGGACACGCGTGTGTTTCGGTTCTCGGGCTCTAAAAACTGGATAGAAAGATTGGAAACCCTTTCCTTATGA
- a CDS encoding nucleotidyltransferase family protein, whose translation MTDMNEAKVDCAMVLAAGLGTRLRPLTDTTPKPLVSVGGQRLIDYSFDLIRGAQIQKVVVNCHHLADQIRAYVGTIKDLNITLSDETDALLETGGGVLKALPLLGGKPFAVLNSDVIVRDGAHRSLEKLIRFWDPDRMDIALLMQTTISAVGGHDHGDYHMDSGGKLTRRDERVVAPFLFTGVQIIKPHLFDGMKEEAFSLNRLYDQAEKKGRLYGLVHEGQWLHVGTEVAIKKAEQKIQGQ comes from the coding sequence ATGACCGATATGAACGAGGCAAAGGTGGATTGCGCGATGGTACTTGCCGCAGGGCTGGGGACCCGGTTGCGCCCGCTTACCGACACGACACCAAAACCGCTTGTGTCTGTGGGGGGACAGCGGCTCATTGATTATAGTTTCGATTTGATCCGCGGGGCACAAATTCAGAAGGTTGTTGTGAATTGTCATCATCTCGCTGATCAGATCCGTGCTTATGTGGGCACTATTAAAGATTTGAATATCACCCTGTCCGATGAAACGGATGCGCTTTTGGAAACCGGCGGCGGTGTTCTGAAGGCGCTGCCTCTGCTTGGAGGCAAGCCTTTTGCGGTTTTGAATTCTGATGTGATTGTTCGCGATGGCGCGCACCGGTCGCTGGAAAAGCTTATTCGCTTCTGGGATCCGGACAGGATGGATATCGCCTTGTTGATGCAAACGACAATATCGGCTGTCGGGGGACATGATCATGGCGACTATCATATGGATAGTGGGGGAAAGTTGACCCGCCGGGATGAACGGGTCGTGGCGCCTTTTTTGTTCACCGGGGTGCAAATTATAAAACCGCATCTGTTCGATGGGATGAAAGAAGAAGCCTTTTCGCTCAATCGCCTTTATGATCAGGCGGAGAAAAAAGGTCGGTTATACGGCCTGGTCCACGAGGGGCAATGGCTTCACGTGGGAACGGAGGTTGCCATTAAAAAGGCAGAGCAGAAAATACAGGGACAGTGA